In the Flagellimonas sp. HMM57 genome, one interval contains:
- a CDS encoding T9SS type A sorting domain-containing protein — MKQKLLLFGMLWIFSLTAAMAQSQYKIQFSYDSAGNQTLRDRVCVNCGTSKQALDSTLVEEVALQEDILEELSGLNEGDNFSNIVAYPNPVTEQLTVQWQDNQKQVAQIVLFNGIGQQLFQKVVQNRQGSMNLNFGIYPAGRYMVSVFYTDNTKQTFHVIKK; from the coding sequence TTGAAGCAAAAATTACTTCTATTTGGGATGTTATGGATATTCTCATTGACAGCTGCAATGGCCCAATCCCAGTATAAAATCCAGTTTAGTTACGACAGCGCAGGAAACCAAACCTTAAGAGATAGGGTATGTGTCAACTGCGGAACATCAAAACAGGCTTTGGACTCTACTTTGGTGGAAGAGGTTGCTTTGCAAGAAGACATTTTGGAAGAACTGTCCGGTCTAAATGAAGGAGACAATTTTTCCAATATCGTAGCGTATCCAAATCCCGTGACCGAACAACTTACAGTGCAATGGCAAGACAATCAAAAGCAGGTTGCGCAAATAGTGCTGTTCAATGGTATAGGCCAGCAACTATTTCAAAAAGTGGTACAAAACAGGCAAGGGAGCATGAATCTCAACTTTGGCATCTACCCTGCAGGCAGGTATATGGTCTCGGTATTCTACACGGACAACACCAAACAAACATTCCACGTCATCAAAAAATAG
- a CDS encoding tail fiber protein, whose protein sequence is MNKSRLMATIALLSFLTINSQITNSFPNDGNVGIGTLSPQAKLHVERSGTIGGTWNPTNSFLTLFDGGGQYTIMDSNEMYGSSTLHIGSRDGDVVKFRSVFDGGLAIDRMVIKSNGSVGIGTTSPAGQLDVRTTDNKGVWINRNNESAVSFWPNNGNSIFHISHGHDNRLHISTGTNVEGGELFTIVHNGAVGIGTTNPGTYKLAVKGKIRAEEIKVETGWADYVFKENYDLPTLEEVEKHIQEKGHLINIPSAKEVEENGIQLGEMNKLLLEKIEELTLYTLQQQKEIEQYKRHMARLNTKLEAIDQKINNLKN, encoded by the coding sequence ATGAACAAATCAAGGTTAATGGCAACTATTGCCTTATTGTCATTTTTGACCATAAATTCCCAAATCACCAATTCATTTCCCAACGATGGTAATGTTGGGATAGGAACTTTATCCCCACAGGCCAAATTACATGTTGAAAGGAGTGGTACCATTGGTGGCACTTGGAATCCTACCAATAGTTTTTTGACACTTTTTGACGGTGGTGGTCAGTATACTATTATGGACTCTAATGAAATGTATGGTTCTAGCACATTGCACATTGGTTCCAGAGATGGGGATGTGGTTAAATTTCGTTCGGTTTTTGATGGTGGTCTCGCCATTGACCGGATGGTTATAAAAAGCAATGGATCTGTTGGAATTGGTACCACATCTCCTGCCGGTCAACTTGATGTTCGTACAACTGACAATAAAGGTGTTTGGATTAATCGAAATAATGAATCTGCGGTTAGCTTTTGGCCAAACAACGGTAATTCTATTTTTCATATAAGCCATGGACATGATAACAGATTACATATCTCAACAGGGACCAATGTTGAAGGAGGTGAACTTTTTACAATAGTACATAATGGTGCCGTTGGTATTGGAACCACAAATCCTGGGACCTACAAATTGGCAGTTAAAGGCAAGATTCGCGCCGAAGAAATCAAAGTAGAAACTGGTTGGGCAGACTATGTGTTCAAAGAAAATTACGACCTACCTACGCTTGAAGAAGTGGAAAAACACATTCAAGAAAAGGGACACCTCATCAATATTCCCTCGGCCAAAGAAGTTGAGGAAAATGGGATTCAATTGGGCGAGATGAACAAATTGTTATTGGAAAAGATAGAGGAATTGACGCTGTATACCCTTCAACAACAAAAAGAAATTGAGCAGTACAAACGGCATATGGCACGCTTAAATACAAAACTGGAGGCCATCGACCAAAAAATCAATAACCTTAAAAACTAA
- a CDS encoding tail fiber protein: MKQLLLSIFLFATLIAFGQIHEAPNGNVGIGTTNPDSKLHVAGNGAVIRLQNTNHEDTDNAFYGWLGGYDMSGDEVWWLGEGSSNTKQLGFFTNRAGYDLKIFNKDRGINIRDNGNVSIGTEAYPKSQLVVESNFGANISGSTGGNAVFGSNLAVVQGGTSHNNIVTPASHTNNYGFSGMRASWGKLYFYTKYGDTVEGVVVTEEPRMYIGHNGKIGMGTTSPDSKLTVKGKIHAEEVKVDLSVPGPDYVFKANYELKSLEEVQDHIKKHGHLPNIPSAREMEENGIQLGEMNMKLLEKIEELTLYILEQEEKLAEQETRLIKIEKLLNQNR; encoded by the coding sequence ATGAAACAACTACTGCTATCAATTTTTCTGTTCGCAACACTCATTGCTTTCGGTCAAATCCATGAAGCTCCCAATGGAAATGTGGGGATTGGCACCACAAATCCTGATTCTAAATTACATGTAGCTGGCAACGGAGCTGTAATTCGCTTGCAGAACACCAACCATGAGGATACGGACAATGCCTTCTATGGATGGTTAGGGGGTTATGATATGAGTGGCGATGAAGTGTGGTGGTTGGGCGAAGGAAGTAGCAATACAAAACAGCTTGGTTTTTTTACCAATAGGGCAGGGTATGATCTAAAGATTTTTAACAAAGACCGAGGTATAAATATAAGAGACAATGGAAATGTTTCCATAGGAACCGAAGCATACCCAAAGTCACAATTGGTGGTTGAAAGCAATTTTGGGGCGAATATTTCTGGTTCCACAGGAGGCAACGCTGTTTTCGGTTCCAACTTAGCTGTTGTGCAAGGAGGGACTAGCCATAACAACATCGTTACACCGGCCAGCCATACCAACAATTACGGTTTTTCCGGTATGCGGGCTAGTTGGGGAAAACTATACTTCTACACAAAATATGGAGATACTGTTGAGGGCGTAGTGGTCACCGAAGAGCCAAGAATGTATATAGGTCATAATGGAAAAATAGGTATGGGAACTACTTCTCCTGATTCCAAACTTACTGTAAAAGGAAAAATACACGCTGAGGAAGTGAAGGTAGATCTTTCTGTTCCTGGTCCTGATTATGTGTTTAAAGCGAATTATGAGCTTAAATCTTTAGAGGAAGTCCAGGACCATATCAAAAAACATGGACACTTGCCCAATATCCCCTCGGCAAGGGAAATGGAGGAAAACGGTATTCAACTGGGCGAGATGAACATGAAGCTGTTGGAGAAGATTGAGGAGTTGACGCTTTATATTTTAGAACAAGAGGAAAAGCTTGCCGAACAGGAAACCCGCCTCATAAAAATTGAAAAGCTTTTAAACCAAAACCGATGA
- a CDS encoding tail fiber protein, which translates to MDKYKLQFLIFALIVWWCLGVDAQVTNTFPDDGNIGIGTVNPLQKLEIFNPNLFNTSMNSESQDHISFTSNIAGLDNFFGGITWKVGSRRRAAIAAVQEHTDSDHVGLVFFTKGTDGPGPMYESVRITRNGLMGIGTSSPDSKLTVKGKIHAEEVKVDISVPGPDYVFKEDYDLKSLEEVQDHIKKHGHLPNIPSAREMEENGIELGEMNMKLLEKIEELTLYNIQLMEKIENLSLQNEKHQRQLEKILKAIK; encoded by the coding sequence ATGGACAAGTACAAATTACAATTTCTAATATTCGCACTAATCGTATGGTGGTGCTTAGGAGTAGATGCTCAAGTTACCAATACGTTCCCTGATGACGGTAACATTGGAATCGGTACTGTCAACCCGCTTCAAAAATTGGAAATATTTAATCCAAACTTGTTTAATACAAGTATGAATTCCGAGTCCCAAGACCATATTTCTTTTACCTCCAATATTGCAGGTTTAGATAATTTTTTTGGGGGGATAACTTGGAAAGTTGGTTCGAGACGTAGAGCGGCCATAGCAGCAGTGCAAGAACATACTGATTCTGATCATGTTGGTCTAGTGTTTTTTACAAAAGGGACTGATGGTCCGGGCCCTATGTATGAAAGCGTTAGAATTACAAGAAATGGATTGATGGGAATTGGAACTTCTTCGCCCGACTCCAAACTCACCGTAAAGGGAAAAATACACGCTGAGGAAGTGAAGGTAGATATTTCTGTTCCAGGACCTGACTATGTCTTTAAAGAAGACTATGACCTCAAATCCTTGGAAGAAGTCCAGGACCATATCAAAAAACATGGGCACTTGCCCAATATCCCCTCGGCAAGGGAAATGGAAGAAAACGGCATTGAACTGGGCGAGATGAACATGAAGCTGTTGGAGAAAATCGAGGAGTTGACGCTTTATAACATTCAATTGATGGAAAAAATTGAGAACCTATCGTTACAAAACGAGAAACATCAAAGACAACTTGAGAAAATTTTAAAAGCAATAAAATGA
- a CDS encoding tail fiber protein — translation MKKLLLFTLPFTYFISFGQIHEAPNGNVGVGTTNPDIKLHVLKEEVGVKSTHSASIIEAIDSQLDLTSSAAGTWGSAINLIEGNGLSNTDIWSFARQTTNGNGDSSLRINFGNLNRHDNTSLATFKSNGNVGIGTASPDAKLTVKGKVHAEEVKVDLSVPGPDYVFKEDYELKSLEEVQDHIKKHGHLPNIPPAKEMEENGIELGEMNMKLLEKIEELTLYILEQERRLHKIELLLKHK, via the coding sequence ATGAAAAAACTTTTACTCTTCACTTTACCCTTCACGTATTTTATTTCATTTGGTCAAATCCATGAAGCTCCCAATGGAAATGTAGGAGTAGGAACAACCAACCCAGATATCAAGTTACATGTCCTAAAAGAAGAAGTTGGGGTTAAATCTACACATTCAGCTTCTATTATCGAAGCTATCGACTCACAATTGGATTTAACTTCAAGTGCTGCGGGAACTTGGGGGTCAGCTATCAATCTTATTGAAGGGAATGGCTTGTCCAATACAGATATTTGGTCTTTTGCCAGACAGACTACCAACGGAAATGGAGATTCCAGTTTAAGAATCAACTTTGGAAATTTAAATCGGCACGATAACACCTCGTTGGCCACTTTTAAGTCAAATGGAAATGTAGGTATAGGTACTGCTAGTCCAGATGCTAAACTTACCGTAAAAGGAAAAGTCCATGCGGAGGAAGTCAAAGTAGACCTATCGGTTCCAGGACCTGACTATGTCTTTAAAGAAGACTATGAGCTTAAATCTTTAGAGGAAGTCCAGGACCATATTAAAAAACATGGACACTTGCCCAATATCCCCCCAGCTAAAGAGATGGAAGAAAACGGCATTGAACTGGGCGAGATGAACATGAAGCTGTTGGAGAAGATTGAAGAGTTGACGCTATATATTTTGGAACAAGAAAGACGCTTACATAAAATAGAACTACTCTTAAAACATAAATAA
- a CDS encoding isoprenylcysteine carboxylmethyltransferase family protein codes for MKKILMFTYSVIAYLIAFASILFWIASVGNLIPEIGIDQEPQLPVLWALLNNVMLISLFGVQHSVMARKWFKELFARYFPRPVERSTFVLVSGILLFNLVYNWQPIGGQIWQVATNSIGYFVLYGLFFAGWAILFISSFLINHFDLFGLRQTFLELMDKPYTQLKFRVTLFYKYVRHPLYFGMLLGMWATPKMTVTHLIFAMAISIYVIIGTLFEEKDLANEFGETYKAYQAKKPMLIPFTKWRKNKGANQIATEKL; via the coding sequence ATGAAGAAAATTTTAATGTTTACGTATTCCGTGATAGCGTATTTGATCGCTTTTGCTTCCATTCTTTTTTGGATTGCCTCTGTTGGCAACCTGATTCCAGAAATTGGAATTGACCAAGAACCCCAATTACCAGTTTTATGGGCACTATTGAACAACGTTATGTTGATTTCCCTATTTGGGGTCCAACATAGTGTAATGGCAAGGAAATGGTTCAAAGAACTTTTTGCACGTTATTTCCCAAGACCCGTAGAGCGGAGCACGTTTGTTCTGGTGTCTGGGATATTGCTTTTTAACCTAGTTTACAACTGGCAACCTATCGGTGGGCAAATATGGCAAGTAGCGACCAACAGTATAGGGTACTTTGTACTTTACGGGCTATTCTTTGCGGGTTGGGCCATTCTGTTCATTAGTTCTTTTTTAATCAATCACTTTGATTTATTTGGGCTTCGACAGACGTTTTTGGAATTGATGGACAAGCCCTATACCCAATTGAAATTCAGGGTGACCTTATTTTATAAATATGTACGCCATCCACTCTATTTTGGAATGCTCTTGGGTATGTGGGCAACACCAAAAATGACGGTAACCCATTTGATCTTTGCAATGGCCATCTCCATATATGTGATTATCGGAACCTTGTTTGAAGAAAAAGACCTCGCCAACGAATTTGGAGAGACCTATAAAGCATATCAGGCTAAAAAACCAATGCTTATCCCTTTTACCAAGTGGAGAAAAAATAAGGGCGCAAATCAGATAGCTACAGAGAAATTATAA
- a CDS encoding tetratricopeptide repeat protein yields MKRCLNIFLLLLCTAFLVQAQTEKLDSLQRRFEDKSIPDSVRYESGVAMARLQLRFSADDSRNTGEKILAFAKEKGNKNWEAEINKWIGITYAHQGLFSKARTYFFKNLDLVKELGDRKGLTIILGNIGTVYYELGNYPLAQEYLLKSLKIAEEIGDEVIISRALNNLGNINYDLKNYKTALDYYKKSLEIKDKLGLKSSLPLVHNNIGLIHSEMKDHNLAVASFDKSVSLSKELGNLSSEARTYTNLGEEFSKVGEYAKALEYLNKGVQIKTNINDKDGLATALVQRGRNFLLMGQFRSSLNDCQKGLDIALSSGAIILQKEACDCLGEAYKGLGDYKTSLTFNEKYMVLKDSLFNKERTQAITRAEMNYQFEKKQLADSIKFHKQQTEQQVAYERKLNKQNTKFYALLIVSLVIIGFLTFLYYKYRQNLKLKKVENQLLNSEIEYKKRDLTTMAVNISNNQEWAESLAERLASVKAATGRKRQKELEDLEGEIKNKVWVNKDGDDFYHKVDELSSSFYARLNEQFEGLTKTDVRLCSFIKLDLNTKQIATLQNINPASVKMSRNRLRKKLNLSPEDDLSAFLHTF; encoded by the coding sequence TTGAAACGATGTCTAAACATATTTTTGCTTCTCCTCTGTACTGCATTTTTGGTACAGGCTCAGACCGAAAAGTTAGATAGTTTACAGAGACGCTTTGAGGATAAAAGCATTCCCGATTCGGTTCGTTACGAATCTGGTGTTGCCATGGCCCGGTTGCAACTACGGTTTAGCGCGGATGATTCCAGAAATACAGGCGAAAAGATTTTAGCATTCGCCAAAGAAAAGGGCAATAAAAATTGGGAAGCGGAAATCAATAAATGGATAGGCATTACCTATGCCCACCAAGGCCTGTTTTCAAAAGCCCGTACGTATTTTTTTAAAAACCTTGACCTTGTCAAAGAACTTGGTGATCGAAAAGGATTGACCATCATACTTGGAAATATTGGTACGGTCTATTATGAACTGGGCAACTATCCCCTAGCGCAAGAGTACCTTTTAAAATCACTGAAAATTGCTGAAGAAATTGGTGATGAGGTCATCATTTCAAGAGCTTTGAATAATCTGGGCAATATCAACTACGACCTAAAAAATTACAAAACTGCTCTTGACTATTACAAGAAGAGCTTAGAAATAAAAGACAAACTTGGGCTTAAAAGCAGTCTTCCCCTTGTTCACAATAATATTGGGCTGATACATTCGGAAATGAAAGACCACAATTTGGCCGTAGCCAGTTTTGACAAAAGTGTGTCATTGTCAAAAGAATTGGGGAATTTAAGCTCCGAAGCACGTACCTATACGAATCTTGGCGAAGAATTTTCAAAAGTTGGGGAGTATGCCAAAGCCTTGGAATACTTGAATAAAGGAGTACAAATAAAAACCAACATCAATGACAAAGATGGCTTGGCCACAGCGCTCGTTCAACGTGGTAGAAACTTTCTGCTCATGGGCCAATTTAGGAGCTCGCTCAATGATTGTCAAAAAGGGTTGGATATTGCTTTGTCCTCTGGTGCCATCATTCTTCAAAAAGAAGCATGCGATTGTTTGGGCGAAGCATACAAAGGCCTTGGCGATTATAAAACCTCATTGACATTCAATGAAAAATATATGGTATTAAAAGATTCATTGTTCAATAAGGAACGCACCCAAGCGATTACCCGTGCCGAAATGAACTACCAATTTGAGAAAAAGCAGTTGGCCGATAGCATAAAATTTCACAAACAACAGACTGAACAACAAGTTGCCTATGAGCGTAAACTTAACAAACAGAATACCAAGTTTTACGCATTGCTCATTGTGAGTTTGGTCATCATTGGTTTTTTAACGTTCCTGTACTATAAATACCGTCAGAATCTCAAATTGAAAAAGGTGGAAAACCAACTTTTGAATTCTGAAATTGAATACAAAAAGAGGGACTTGACGACGATGGCGGTCAATATTTCAAACAACCAAGAATGGGCCGAATCATTAGCTGAACGATTAGCATCTGTGAAAGCTGCTACTGGACGTAAGCGTCAAAAGGAATTGGAAGATTTGGAAGGAGAAATCAAGAACAAAGTTTGGGTCAATAAAGACGGTGACGACTTTTACCACAAGGTCGATGAACTAAGTAGCTCGTTTTATGCTAGGCTTAATGAACAGTTTGAAGGCCTTACCAAAACCGATGTTCGTTTATGCTCATTTATTAAGTTGGATTTGAATACCAAACAAATTGCAACCTTACAGAATATTAATCCTGCTTCGGTAAAAATGAGCAGAAATAGACTCAGAAAAAAGCTGAATCTCTCCCCAGAAGATGATTTGTCAGCGTTTTTGCACACTTTTTAA
- a CDS encoding GIY-YIG nuclease family protein, translated as MQSIHHNGPVVQWIAPIAIGGSFKYQHIKMHYVYIIQSKIDNGFYVGETRDLVDRLTRHNTKELNAGITNRKIPWDYFYILKVKNSTVARKIERHIKKMKSRAYIENLRKYPEIATKLIEKYS; from the coding sequence TTGCAGTCCATTCACCATAATGGCCCCGTAGTTCAATGGATAGCCCCGATAGCTATCGGGGGAAGTTTCAAATATCAGCACATTAAGATGCACTATGTATACATTATTCAATCAAAAATCGATAATGGGTTTTATGTTGGAGAAACCAGAGATTTAGTTGATAGGCTGACAAGGCACAATACGAAAGAACTGAACGCTGGTATAACCAATAGAAAAATACCTTGGGACTATTTTTATATTTTAAAGGTTAAGAATTCTACAGTAGCTCGCAAAATTGAAAGACACATCAAGAAAATGAAGAGTAGGGCCTACATAGAGAACTTGAGAAAATATCCTGAAATCGCTACTAAACTTATAGAAAAGTATTCATAG
- a CDS encoding response regulator yields MNRTIWIIDDDLVSQFATRYCIEQYDEVFSIETFENAEAGLVAASELKEKKKPLPHIIFLDLIMDDMNGWEFIDNLKLLAKGMILPDIYVLSAFVRAKDREIAKKHKVVSGYFDKPITRMGLNKIFAKKVPVNP; encoded by the coding sequence ATGAACAGAACAATATGGATTATTGACGATGACCTTGTTTCGCAATTTGCAACACGCTACTGCATTGAACAATATGACGAGGTTTTTAGTATTGAAACCTTTGAGAATGCCGAAGCAGGCTTGGTCGCAGCTTCTGAATTGAAAGAAAAGAAAAAGCCATTGCCACATATTATTTTTCTTGATTTGATTATGGACGATATGAATGGTTGGGAATTTATCGATAACCTTAAACTGTTGGCCAAAGGAATGATATTGCCAGATATCTACGTATTATCCGCTTTTGTTAGGGCCAAAGACAGGGAAATTGCAAAGAAGCATAAGGTCGTTTCCGGTTATTTTGATAAACCTATTACGCGGATGGGTCTGAATAAAATTTTCGCAAAAAAAGTTCCGGTAAATCCTTAA
- a CDS encoding DUF6691 family protein, translating to MRSLIYLLIGIFFGIVLFKSQAASWFRIYEMFQFDAFHMYGIIGSTVVLGILGIHLIKRFSIRSFYGDQIVFQPKEKKVKRYIFGGILFGLGWALAGACPGPIFTLLGAGFLPMVIVLASAVLGTYVYGLLKNKLPH from the coding sequence ATGCGTTCACTAATATACTTGCTGATAGGTATTTTCTTTGGAATAGTATTGTTCAAATCACAAGCTGCTTCGTGGTTCAGGATTTATGAGATGTTTCAGTTTGATGCATTTCATATGTATGGAATCATAGGCTCTACCGTGGTTTTGGGTATTTTGGGCATTCATTTGATCAAACGATTCAGCATTAGGTCTTTTTACGGTGATCAAATTGTTTTTCAACCAAAAGAAAAAAAGGTTAAAAGATATATTTTCGGAGGTATCCTTTTTGGACTTGGTTGGGCTTTGGCAGGCGCATGCCCAGGCCCCATATTTACCTTGTTGGGAGCAGGTTTCCTACCAATGGTCATCGTATTGGCTTCAGCAGTTTTAGGAACTTATGTCTATGGGTTACTAAAAAATAAACTGCCACACTGA
- a CDS encoding YeeE/YedE family protein translates to MDWILQPWPWYVSGPLIALVMFLLILLGKGFGMSSNLRTLCTICGAGKQAEFFRFDWKAQKWNLIVVFGVIIGGYIGANFLSTDTAVNIDVGTASQLKALGFDSAGTAYLPTELFATTVFSDVKGIFLLIIGGFLVGFGARYAGGCTSGHAISGLSNLQLPSLIAVIGFFIGGLLMVHFLFPLIF, encoded by the coding sequence ATGGATTGGATTTTACAGCCTTGGCCGTGGTATGTTTCTGGCCCTTTGATCGCATTGGTCATGTTTTTGCTTATTCTGTTGGGCAAAGGTTTTGGGATGTCATCAAATTTAAGAACGCTTTGTACGATTTGCGGTGCGGGGAAACAAGCGGAGTTTTTCAGGTTTGATTGGAAGGCCCAAAAATGGAACCTTATAGTGGTGTTCGGTGTCATTATAGGGGGCTATATTGGCGCTAATTTTTTATCTACGGACACAGCTGTGAATATAGATGTGGGTACTGCATCCCAACTAAAGGCACTGGGTTTTGATAGTGCCGGAACAGCATATCTTCCAACAGAACTGTTCGCCACAACGGTATTTTCAGATGTAAAGGGAATCTTTTTATTGATTATTGGTGGTTTTTTGGTGGGATTTGGAGCTCGCTATGCAGGTGGCTGTACCTCTGGCCATGCCATCTCTGGTCTTAGTAATTTACAACTTCCTTCTTTAATTGCCGTAATCGGTTTCTTTATAGGCGGCCTGCTTATGGTCCATTTTTTATTTCCTCTAATATTTTGA
- a CDS encoding DUF2892 domain-containing protein yields MVSNIDFEGYANQNKKMNMKKNMGGLDRAIRFIIAIGVGLLFYFGVIEGTLAYIAMTLAVVFLVTSFINFCPLYALFGINSCNVKK; encoded by the coding sequence ATGGTAAGTAATATCGATTTTGAAGGTTACGCTAACCAAAACAAAAAAATGAATATGAAAAAAAATATGGGTGGACTAGACCGTGCCATAAGATTTATTATCGCAATAGGGGTAGGTCTGTTATTTTACTTTGGTGTGATCGAGGGAACATTGGCGTACATCGCTATGACATTGGCAGTGGTGTTTTTAGTAACAAGTTTTATAAACTTTTGCCCGTTGTACGCTCTTTTTGGCATTAACTCTTGTAACGTAAAAAAATAG
- a CDS encoding sterol desaturase family protein, with amino-acid sequence MQELVEAFSSGFLGTAQWTWKSILFQVPWYTNYFWGLLIISLLVWGLEVLFPWRKEQSIIRKDFWLDGFYMFFNFFIFAIIISGVYKVLELLFNNLGINAKSLALIDFSGWPVWSQLLIFFIILDFVQWFTHVLLHKFSFLWKFHQVHHSVKEMGFAAHLRYHWMENILYKPLKTFGVMLLGGFEPEQAYIVHFAAIGIGHLNHANVKLTYGPLKYIFNNPVMHLYHHSYKLPTGKFGVNFGISLSLWDYIFATHHVPEDSGTIQLGFPGDESVPKNFMAQLLHGFQKLKK; translated from the coding sequence ATGCAAGAGTTAGTTGAGGCTTTTAGCAGCGGGTTTTTAGGAACCGCACAATGGACCTGGAAATCAATCCTGTTTCAAGTGCCATGGTATACCAATTATTTCTGGGGTTTACTTATAATATCTCTTCTGGTTTGGGGATTGGAAGTACTTTTTCCTTGGCGAAAAGAACAATCCATTATTAGAAAGGATTTTTGGCTGGATGGTTTCTACATGTTCTTTAATTTTTTCATTTTCGCCATTATCATAAGTGGAGTTTACAAAGTGCTGGAATTATTGTTCAACAATCTAGGAATCAATGCCAAAAGTCTTGCACTTATCGATTTTTCAGGCTGGCCCGTTTGGTCGCAGTTACTTATCTTTTTTATTATCCTTGATTTTGTACAGTGGTTTACGCATGTGCTGTTGCATAAGTTCTCTTTCTTATGGAAGTTTCATCAAGTGCACCATAGTGTTAAGGAAATGGGGTTTGCCGCCCATTTACGTTACCATTGGATGGAGAATATTCTCTACAAACCTCTAAAAACATTTGGGGTCATGCTCTTAGGTGGTTTTGAACCGGAACAGGCATATATTGTTCACTTTGCGGCAATTGGCATTGGCCATCTAAACCACGCAAACGTAAAGCTGACCTATGGCCCGTTAAAATATATATTCAACAATCCGGTAATGCATCTCTACCATCATTCTTACAAACTACCCACAGGAAAATTTGGAGTTAATTTTGGGATTAGTCTTAGCTTATGGGATTATATTTTTGCCACACACCATGTTCCAGAGGATAGTGGTACCATTCAACTGGGTTTCCCAGGAGATGAATCTGTCCCTAAAAACTTTATGGCTCAACTTTTACATGGATTCCAAAAGCTCAAAAAGTGA
- a CDS encoding DUF5694 domain-containing protein has product MRTNSTIFFMLLAMQIGIGQQLSNNSEQIKPPSEFFPKNRAKVLVIGTFHFNFPGLDTHKTSDSNKIDVLKEPKKTEVTQLVEYIKKFKPNKVFIEAETDWNDRYRAYQKGEHRDKRDERYQIAMRIANELHIDSIQSIDAPTLESEMLKKDSVLTKSLVDKYDWKARDSYLNMGFSYIEYRDSMMKKVHLLDFLKNMNTRESHNMNFGLYLTGEFANADYDGADKLTIWWYSRNARIFANIARLSKKEDDRILVVIGNGHAAILRQFLEASPQFDFIEFDSLSE; this is encoded by the coding sequence ATGAGAACAAACAGTACTATTTTCTTCATGTTATTGGCAATGCAGATAGGCATTGGACAACAACTTTCAAACAACAGTGAACAAATCAAACCCCCTTCAGAATTCTTTCCCAAAAACCGGGCAAAAGTGCTCGTTATAGGAACGTTTCATTTTAACTTTCCTGGACTTGATACTCACAAAACAAGTGACTCCAACAAAATCGATGTTTTAAAAGAGCCAAAGAAAACAGAAGTAACCCAACTGGTCGAATACATTAAAAAGTTTAAACCCAATAAAGTTTTCATTGAAGCGGAAACCGATTGGAACGACCGATATCGAGCTTATCAAAAAGGGGAGCATCGAGATAAGAGGGATGAACGTTATCAAATTGCTATGCGAATTGCCAATGAGCTACATATAGATAGCATTCAAAGTATCGATGCGCCTACGTTGGAAAGTGAGATGTTAAAAAAGGATTCAGTATTGACAAAATCGCTAGTTGACAAATATGACTGGAAGGCCAGGGATTCCTATTTGAATATGGGTTTTTCCTATATAGAATACAGGGACAGTATGATGAAAAAAGTACACCTTCTTGACTTTTTGAAAAATATGAATACCAGGGAATCGCATAACATGAATTTTGGTCTTTATCTGACCGGTGAATTTGCGAATGCCGATTACGATGGTGCGGATAAACTCACGATATGGTGGTATAGCCGAAACGCAAGGATATTTGCGAACATTGCAAGATTGAGCAAAAAAGAAGATGACAGGATCCTTGTGGTCATCGGGAATGGTCATGCAGCAATTCTTAGACAGTTTTTAGAAGCCAGTCCCCAATTTGATTTTATTGAGTTCGACAGTCTGTCCGAATAA